The Paenibacillus sophorae genome has a segment encoding these proteins:
- a CDS encoding response regulator, whose translation MEKKKVLIVDDQNGIRILLMEVFNSEGYTTLQAANGKAALDIVRSDCPDLVLLDMKIPGMDGLEILKHIKEINSGVKVIMMTAYGELDMIKEATKLGALMHFTKPFDIDEMRVAVNLHLSTGSIDQCS comes from the coding sequence ATGGAGAAAAAGAAAGTATTAATTGTCGATGACCAAAATGGGATTCGAATCCTGCTTATGGAGGTTTTTAATAGCGAAGGATACACGACTTTACAGGCAGCTAACGGAAAAGCAGCTTTAGACATCGTACGCAGCGACTGCCCCGACCTGGTTCTGCTCGACATGAAAATCCCGGGAATGGACGGACTGGAAATTCTGAAACATATCAAAGAGATCAATTCGGGGGTTAAAGTAATTATGATGACCGCATACGGCGAACTGGATATGATCAAGGAAGCGACGAAGCTGGGAGCGCTTATGCATTTCACGAAACCGTTCGATATTGATGAAATGAGGGTAGCGGTTAATCTGCATTTAAGTACTGGATCTATCGACCAGTGCAGCTAA
- the fba gene encoding class II fructose-1,6-bisphosphate aldolase — MPLVSMTDMLNKALVGKYAVGQYNINNLEWTQAILGAAEEEKSPVILGVSEGAARHMGGFNTVVKMVEGLIQDMKITVPVAIHLDHGSSFDKCKEAIDAGFTSVMIDGSHHPIEENIEMTKKVVNYAHSKGVSVEAEVGTVGGQEDDVIGGIMYAKLDECVAIVKETGVDALAPALGSVHGPYLGEPNLGFKEMEEVRDAVKIPLVLHGGTGIPKHDIDKAISLGTSKINVNTENQIAFAKVVREVLAAKPDAYDPRTFIAPGREAIKQTVIGKIREFGSNNKA; from the coding sequence ATGCCATTGGTATCGATGACAGACATGTTGAACAAAGCTCTTGTAGGAAAATATGCAGTTGGTCAGTACAACATCAACAACCTGGAGTGGACCCAAGCGATTCTGGGTGCCGCTGAAGAAGAGAAATCCCCGGTTATTCTTGGCGTATCCGAAGGCGCAGCTCGTCATATGGGCGGATTCAACACTGTGGTGAAAATGGTAGAGGGTCTGATTCAAGATATGAAAATTACCGTACCGGTAGCTATTCACCTCGACCATGGTTCGAGTTTCGACAAGTGTAAAGAAGCCATCGACGCCGGATTTACTTCCGTCATGATCGACGGCTCGCACCATCCGATCGAAGAGAACATCGAGATGACCAAGAAAGTCGTTAACTACGCTCATTCCAAAGGCGTTTCCGTAGAAGCCGAGGTTGGTACGGTTGGCGGACAGGAAGACGACGTTATTGGCGGCATTATGTACGCCAAACTGGATGAATGCGTAGCTATCGTAAAAGAAACCGGCGTCGATGCCCTGGCTCCTGCGCTTGGTTCCGTACATGGACCTTACCTCGGCGAGCCTAACCTTGGATTTAAGGAAATGGAAGAAGTCCGCGACGCGGTTAAAATTCCGCTTGTTCTTCATGGCGGTACAGGCATCCCGAAACATGACATTGACAAAGCAATCTCCCTGGGAACTTCCAAAATCAACGTGAACACCGAGAACCAAATCGCATTCGCCAAGGTTGTCCGCGAAGTGCTGGCAGCCAAACCGGACGCTTATGACCCTCGTACATTCATCGCACCAGGCCGCGAAGCCATCAAACAAACGGTAATCGGCAAAATCCGCGAATTCGGTTCCAACAACAAAGCGTAA
- a CDS encoding UDP-N-acetylglucosamine 1-carboxyvinyltransferase, which produces MEKLMIGGGRPLQGMVTISGAKNSAIALIPAAILAESEVVLDNLPSLSDVAVYSEILQELGAEVSWSGSQMRIDPSRIVSIPMPNGPVKKLRASYYMMGALLGRFKEATIGLPGGCNFEPRPIDQHIKGFEALGASVTNEHGAIHLYAKELRGAKIYLDVSSVGATINIMLAASRAKGSTIIENAAKEPEIIDVATLLNSMGAVIKGAGTETIRIEGVTEMHGCRHSIIPDRIQAGTYMIAAAATRGDVLIDNVIPKHLEALTAKLLEMGVEVEELDESIRVIGKMAYEPADVKALIYPGFATDLQSPMTSMLTQAKGVSVLSDFVYSNRFKHVPELLRMGAKIRVEGRSAIIEGSRLNAAKVKAADLRAGAALVIAGLTVEDGITEVTGVEYIDRGYDNLVPNLRELGAEVWREQE; this is translated from the coding sequence ATGGAAAAATTAATGATTGGCGGTGGGCGTCCGCTGCAAGGCATGGTGACGATCAGCGGTGCAAAGAACAGCGCGATTGCGCTCATTCCTGCGGCGATTTTGGCTGAATCGGAAGTTGTTCTGGATAATTTGCCCTCCCTTAGTGATGTGGCCGTCTATTCTGAAATCTTGCAAGAGCTTGGCGCTGAAGTATCATGGTCTGGCAGCCAGATGCGAATCGATCCTTCACGGATCGTTTCAATTCCTATGCCTAATGGGCCCGTCAAGAAGCTTCGGGCGTCTTATTACATGATGGGTGCGCTCCTGGGACGCTTCAAAGAAGCCACCATCGGGCTTCCCGGAGGCTGCAATTTCGAGCCAAGACCTATCGACCAGCATATCAAAGGATTCGAGGCGCTCGGCGCGAGCGTAACCAACGAACATGGCGCCATTCATTTATATGCCAAAGAGCTGCGCGGCGCAAAGATATATCTGGATGTATCCAGCGTAGGCGCGACTATTAATATTATGCTGGCGGCTTCCCGGGCCAAAGGCTCTACCATTATCGAAAATGCGGCTAAAGAGCCTGAGATTATAGATGTAGCGACTTTACTTAATTCCATGGGCGCTGTCATTAAGGGCGCCGGAACCGAAACCATCCGGATCGAAGGCGTTACGGAGATGCACGGCTGCCGTCACTCCATTATTCCCGACCGGATTCAGGCAGGAACCTATATGATCGCGGCTGCAGCCACGCGCGGCGATGTGCTGATAGACAATGTTATTCCCAAGCATCTGGAGGCGCTAACGGCCAAGTTGCTTGAAATGGGCGTTGAAGTAGAGGAACTGGATGAGAGCATCCGGGTGATTGGCAAGATGGCTTACGAGCCGGCCGATGTCAAGGCGCTTATCTACCCAGGGTTTGCTACCGATTTGCAATCGCCGATGACCAGTATGCTGACGCAGGCGAAAGGCGTAAGCGTGCTTAGCGACTTCGTCTACAGCAACCGCTTCAAGCATGTTCCGGAGCTGCTGCGCATGGGGGCGAAGATACGCGTTGAAGGAAGATCAGCCATTATTGAAGGCAGCAGGCTGAATGCGGCTAAAGTTAAAGCGGCAGATCTTAGGGCCGGTGCTGCGCTGGTTATCGCCGGACTGACCGTAGAAGACGGCATAACGGAAGTGACCGGCGTCGAGTATATCGACCGCGGTTATGATAATCTCGTACCCAACCTCCGTGAACTGGGTGCTGAGGTGTGGCGGGAGCAAGAGTAA
- the rho gene encoding transcription termination factor Rho, whose product MDLQISDLEEMKLTDLYKLAKKYQIPYYGQMKKRELIFAILRAQAEQSGLMFMEGVLEILPEGYGFLRPINYLPSAEDIYISASQIRKFDLRTGDLVSGKCRTPKENERYFGLLQVNAVNGENPASAAERLHFPALTPLYPQDKLSLEASPTHLSTRIMDLLAPVGLGQRGLIVAPPKAGKTLLLKEIANSISTNNPEIELFVLLIDERPEEVTDMQRSVKGEVVASTFDELPENHIKVAELVLQRALRLVEHKKDVVILLDSITRLARAYNLVVPPSGRTLSGGIDPAAFHRPKRFFGSARNVEEGGSLTILATALIDTGSRMDDIIYEEFKGTGNMELHLDRKLAERRIFPAIDIRRSGTRREEVLLSKEELDTIWAIRKSMNDSYDFVESFIKKLRDSKTNAEFLASFDVSGSKDSAAATASGGGTSNSGASARRPIRTKTASVTTTT is encoded by the coding sequence ATGGATCTTCAAATTTCCGACTTGGAAGAAATGAAGCTGACCGACTTATACAAGTTGGCAAAAAAATATCAGATTCCTTATTATGGGCAGATGAAGAAGAGGGAACTGATCTTTGCTATTCTGCGCGCACAGGCGGAGCAGAGCGGTCTGATGTTTATGGAAGGCGTTCTGGAAATATTGCCGGAGGGCTACGGTTTTCTTAGACCGATCAACTACTTGCCAAGCGCTGAGGATATTTATATTTCGGCTTCACAAATCCGCAAATTCGATCTCCGTACCGGAGATTTGGTATCCGGCAAATGCCGGACCCCCAAAGAGAATGAACGTTATTTCGGACTGCTTCAGGTCAATGCCGTCAACGGCGAGAATCCGGCCAGCGCGGCCGAACGCCTTCATTTTCCGGCTCTTACGCCGTTATATCCCCAGGACAAGCTCTCGCTTGAAGCCTCGCCTACTCATTTGTCCACCCGCATCATGGATTTGCTTGCACCAGTAGGCTTGGGACAGCGCGGATTGATCGTCGCTCCTCCCAAAGCCGGGAAGACGCTCCTGCTCAAAGAGATTGCCAACAGCATCTCCACGAACAATCCTGAGATCGAACTGTTTGTACTGCTGATTGACGAACGTCCCGAGGAAGTAACCGATATGCAGCGTTCCGTAAAAGGCGAAGTGGTTGCCTCAACATTCGACGAGCTTCCTGAAAATCATATCAAGGTGGCGGAACTGGTGCTTCAGCGGGCGCTTCGTCTCGTCGAGCACAAAAAAGACGTCGTTATTCTGCTGGACAGTATCACACGTCTTGCACGCGCCTACAATCTCGTTGTTCCTCCTTCGGGCCGGACGCTTAGCGGCGGGATCGATCCGGCGGCATTCCACCGGCCTAAGCGGTTCTTCGGTTCGGCACGGAATGTCGAGGAAGGCGGAAGTCTGACCATTCTCGCGACGGCGCTGATTGATACCGGCTCACGGATGGATGATATTATTTATGAAGAGTTCAAGGGTACGGGCAATATGGAGCTTCATCTCGACCGCAAGCTTGCGGAGCGCCGCATTTTTCCGGCTATCGATATCCGCCGTTCCGGTACGCGCCGCGAAGAAGTGCTGCTGAGCAAGGAAGAGCTGGATACCATTTGGGCGATCCGCAAAAGTATGAACGATTCCTACGACTTTGTGGAGAGCTTTATTAAAAAGCTGCGCGACAGCAAGACGAACGCCGAGTTCCTGGCTTCCTTCGACGTTTCAGGCAGCAAGGATTCGGCGGCGGCTACCGCAAGCGGCGGAGGCACATCGAACAGCGGGGCTTCCGCGCGGCGGCCGATACGCACAAAGACTGCTTCCGTAACGACTACCACCTAA
- a CDS encoding radical SAM protein gives MHLVYADGQGNVYDHPELHGLARSGDMIVELLEEELIPLPEGATLSLLPNTRAVGMNPSTGEMLPLPEGSHAVGALLPQGFTRLCLPGYIKTDKSYKLPLFGYSAVVWKDGGFYVAAEQTDDPYKWNPLNCDRDAVRSGVNSLTGKYPENRLYGHLSNCALGYECLTSSNTFLSRWEGGVPVSYSCNAGCFGCISEQPDDSGFVSPQTRMNFKPRVEEIVEVMLEHLKTPESIISFGQGCEGEPSTQAKLIIEAIREVRSVTDMGYININTNAGLSDHIRGIVDAGLDLMRVSTISALDDHYNAYYKPRGYTLANVEKSLKYAASQGVYASINYLVFPGVTDREEEVEAMVEFVRRTGLKLIQMRNLNIDPESYLELIPPARGEILGMKTMLEIFREELPEVVIGSYTHVPPDGEARPKKAVAQVSPQSRNI, from the coding sequence ATGCATCTGGTATATGCCGATGGGCAAGGAAACGTATACGATCATCCCGAACTGCACGGGCTGGCCCGCAGCGGGGATATGATTGTCGAACTGCTGGAGGAAGAGTTAATTCCGCTGCCTGAAGGGGCAACGCTTTCTCTACTGCCGAATACGAGAGCCGTCGGAATGAATCCGTCTACCGGTGAAATGCTGCCGCTGCCGGAAGGCTCGCATGCGGTGGGAGCGCTGCTTCCGCAGGGCTTTACCCGTCTCTGTTTGCCGGGGTACATCAAGACTGATAAATCGTATAAGCTCCCGCTGTTCGGTTATTCAGCTGTCGTATGGAAAGACGGAGGCTTCTATGTGGCCGCCGAGCAGACCGATGATCCTTACAAATGGAATCCGCTCAACTGCGACCGCGATGCGGTGCGCAGCGGGGTGAACAGCCTGACTGGCAAATATCCGGAGAACCGCCTGTACGGGCATCTCTCCAATTGCGCGCTCGGCTATGAATGTCTGACCTCATCCAATACCTTTCTGAGCCGCTGGGAGGGAGGCGTCCCGGTATCCTATTCATGCAATGCGGGGTGTTTCGGCTGCATTTCGGAACAGCCGGATGACAGCGGCTTTGTCTCGCCGCAGACGCGGATGAATTTCAAGCCGAGAGTAGAAGAAATTGTGGAAGTTATGCTGGAGCATTTGAAGACGCCGGAATCCATTATCAGCTTCGGCCAGGGCTGCGAGGGAGAACCCTCTACACAGGCGAAGCTGATTATTGAAGCCATTCGTGAAGTCCGGTCCGTTACCGATATGGGTTATATCAATATTAATACTAACGCTGGCCTCAGCGATCATATCCGCGGGATTGTCGACGCCGGACTCGATTTGATGCGCGTTAGCACCATTAGTGCGCTGGATGATCACTACAACGCCTATTACAAGCCCCGCGGCTACACGCTGGCCAATGTGGAGAAATCACTAAAGTATGCAGCGTCGCAGGGTGTTTACGCCTCCATCAACTATTTGGTATTTCCGGGGGTCACCGACCGGGAGGAAGAGGTTGAGGCGATGGTGGAATTTGTGAGGCGTACCGGCCTCAAGCTCATCCAGATGCGCAATCTTAATATTGACCCGGAGAGCTATCTTGAGCTGATTCCGCCGGCCCGAGGCGAGATCCTGGGAATGAAGACAATGCTTGAGATCTTTCGTGAGGAACTGCCGGAAGTGGTAATCGGCTCGTATACGCATGTTCCTCCGGATGGGGAAGCACGGCCTAAGAAGGCCGTTGCGCAGGTTTCGCCGCAAAGCCGTAATATTTAA
- the rpmE gene encoding 50S ribosomal protein L31, translating to MQTAIQPKYNVVTVTCACGNTFEAGSVKQDLRVEICSACHPFFTGKQKFLDAGGRVDRFKKKYGI from the coding sequence ATGCAAACTGCAATTCAACCGAAATATAATGTCGTAACCGTAACTTGCGCCTGCGGCAACACGTTCGAAGCTGGTTCTGTGAAACAGGATCTGCGCGTCGAAATTTGCTCCGCATGCCATCCGTTCTTTACTGGCAAGCAGAAGTTTTTGGATGCCGGCGGCCGCGTCGACAGATTCAAGAAGAAATACGGAATCTAA
- the dnaX gene encoding DNA polymerase III subunit gamma/tau, whose protein sequence is MEHIALYRAWRPQAFQDMVGQQHIIQTLQNAIREQRVSHAYLFSGPRGTGKTSAAKVLAKAVNCERGPGPEPCNECPSCLRIASGAVMDVQEIDAASNRGVEEIRDLRDKVKYAPTEVRRKVYIIDEVHMLTTEAFNALLKTLEEPPAHVMFILATTEPHKLPATIISRCQRFDFRRVSLEEQTNRLKVICEKEGISAEDDALQYIARLSDGGMRDALSVLDQISSFTDGHVTYQQVLGMTGGIPAEQFARLAKAILESDMGGLLELVEQLMHEGKSADKCLENLLYYFRDLLMIKMVPGSAGLTDRVLNPAEFQDMAAAFSRERLFDIVDTLNRYLGEMKYATHPQTLFEVSLMKLCSPQENESGSGVQAHISSGAAPVDHGELDVLKRQIAALEKKLEQALQSGGVSGNGRESTASKPAGGRASAAPRVSSTSKLPPQMDKFIAGKDSGDFANAYTQWSQVLQAVKEEKVTVHAWFVDGEPVSMTDDAVLVAFKNTIHRETTEKPANKQVIERVLETRLGKPYRLVTVMLRDWNEASAKSAQPALKEELRLEHEHEAGEAAKEPWIDEAIQLFGEDLVVIKD, encoded by the coding sequence GTGGAACACATCGCGTTGTACCGTGCCTGGCGGCCTCAGGCGTTCCAGGACATGGTCGGACAACAGCACATTATCCAGACGCTTCAGAACGCGATTCGCGAGCAGCGGGTTTCACATGCCTATCTGTTCAGCGGCCCTCGGGGTACCGGCAAGACGAGTGCCGCCAAAGTATTGGCCAAAGCAGTCAATTGCGAGCGGGGCCCGGGACCGGAACCGTGTAATGAATGTCCTTCCTGCTTGCGGATTGCTTCGGGCGCGGTGATGGATGTGCAGGAAATCGACGCTGCGTCTAACCGGGGCGTGGAGGAAATCCGCGACCTGCGGGATAAAGTGAAGTACGCCCCTACCGAGGTACGGCGTAAAGTGTATATTATTGACGAAGTGCATATGCTGACTACGGAGGCGTTTAATGCCCTACTGAAGACGCTGGAGGAGCCGCCTGCGCATGTTATGTTTATTTTGGCGACGACCGAGCCTCATAAGCTGCCGGCGACGATTATATCACGCTGTCAGCGCTTTGATTTTCGCAGAGTTTCGCTGGAGGAACAGACAAATCGGCTGAAGGTTATTTGCGAGAAGGAGGGCATTTCCGCCGAGGATGACGCGCTGCAGTATATTGCCCGCCTGTCGGACGGAGGGATGCGCGATGCGCTCAGCGTCCTGGATCAAATCTCCTCGTTTACCGACGGACATGTAACCTATCAGCAGGTGCTCGGCATGACCGGCGGTATACCTGCGGAGCAATTTGCCCGCCTGGCCAAAGCCATATTGGAGAGCGATATGGGTGGGCTGCTTGAATTGGTCGAGCAGCTGATGCATGAAGGGAAGAGCGCCGACAAATGTCTCGAAAATTTGCTGTACTATTTCCGCGATCTGCTTATGATCAAGATGGTGCCGGGTTCGGCCGGGCTGACCGACAGAGTGCTGAATCCGGCGGAATTCCAGGATATGGCTGCGGCCTTCTCGCGTGAGCGGCTGTTCGACATTGTAGACACGCTGAACCGTTATTTAGGCGAGATGAAATATGCCACGCATCCACAGACGTTGTTCGAGGTGTCGCTTATGAAACTCTGCAGTCCACAGGAGAATGAGAGCGGCTCTGGAGTGCAGGCACATATAAGCAGCGGTGCCGCACCGGTCGATCATGGGGAGCTGGATGTGCTCAAGCGGCAGATTGCCGCTCTGGAGAAGAAGCTGGAGCAAGCGCTTCAGTCCGGCGGTGTGTCTGGAAATGGCCGGGAGAGCACTGCTTCGAAGCCGGCGGGCGGCCGTGCTTCCGCCGCTCCGCGCGTATCCTCCACCTCCAAGCTTCCGCCGCAAATGGATAAATTCATAGCAGGCAAGGACAGCGGGGATTTTGCGAACGCATATACACAATGGAGTCAGGTGCTTCAGGCGGTTAAGGAAGAGAAGGTTACGGTCCACGCCTGGTTTGTTGACGGCGAACCCGTATCTATGACCGACGACGCGGTGCTCGTGGCGTTTAAGAACACGATACACCGGGAAACCACCGAGAAGCCGGCTAATAAGCAGGTTATCGAGCGCGTACTGGAGACTCGTCTGGGTAAGCCGTACCGTTTGGTCACTGTCATGCTTCGAGATTGGAATGAAGCCTCCGCGAAATCGGCGCAGCCTGCGCTCAAGGAAGAACTTCGACTGGAGCATGAACATGAGGCCGGGGAAGCCGCCAAAGAACCTTGGATTGACGAGGCCATTCAGCTTTTTGGTGAAGACCTCGTTGTCATAAAAGATTGA
- a CDS encoding YbaB/EbfC family nucleoid-associated protein has protein sequence MNNMNQMMKQVKKMQEQMLKAQEELGSKTVEGSSGGGVVTVQVNGHKKLLSIEIKPEAVDPEDVEMLQDLVITAVNDALTKAEELASSDMGKFTGGMKIPGLF, from the coding sequence ATGAACAATATGAACCAAATGATGAAACAAGTCAAAAAAATGCAGGAGCAGATGCTGAAAGCTCAAGAGGAGCTTGGCAGCAAGACGGTGGAAGGCTCCTCCGGCGGCGGAGTTGTAACCGTTCAAGTTAACGGACACAAGAAATTGCTGTCCATCGAAATCAAGCCGGAAGCGGTAGACCCGGAAGATGTGGAAATGCTGCAGGATTTGGTAATTACGGCAGTGAACGACGCTTTAACCAAAGCGGAAGAACTGGCAAGTTCGGATATGGGCAAATTTACCGGAGGCATGAAAATTCCGGGCCTGTTCTAA
- the recR gene encoding recombination mediator RecR, whose product MYYPEPLAKLIDAFTRLPGIGPKTAARLAFHVLNMKEDETIDFAKALVSVKRNLHYCSVCCNITDTDPCRICQDKARDASVICVVQDSKDLVAMERTKEFNGYYHVLQGAISPMEGVGPDDIRLKELLTRLSDERVQELILATNPNIEGEATAMYISRLVRPFEVKVTRIAHGLPVGGDLEYADEVTLSKALEGRRELF is encoded by the coding sequence TTGTATTACCCCGAACCGCTTGCCAAGCTGATCGATGCTTTTACGCGTTTGCCGGGAATCGGCCCCAAGACGGCCGCACGGCTTGCGTTTCATGTGCTGAACATGAAAGAAGACGAGACGATTGATTTTGCCAAAGCGCTCGTCAGCGTAAAACGCAATCTTCACTATTGTTCGGTCTGCTGCAATATTACCGATACCGACCCGTGCCGGATTTGCCAGGACAAAGCACGCGACGCTTCGGTAATTTGCGTGGTGCAGGATTCCAAGGATCTTGTCGCTATGGAGCGGACCAAAGAATTCAATGGATATTATCACGTGCTGCAGGGTGCTATCTCTCCAATGGAGGGCGTCGGGCCCGATGACATTCGGTTAAAAGAACTACTCACAAGGCTCAGTGATGAAAGAGTGCAGGAACTTATTCTTGCTACAAATCCCAATATCGAGGGAGAAGCGACGGCGATGTATATTTCCCGGCTCGTCCGTCCGTTTGAAGTCAAAGTAACAAGGATTGCCCATGGTTTGCCTGTTGGCGGCGATCTCGAATATGCGGATGAAGTGACCTTGTCCAAAGCGCTGGAAGGACGACGCGAGCTTTTTTAA
- a CDS encoding DUF2508 family protein: MGWLSGWRRKDGNGLGEDQDESWNVFTDVRKAQMEWERAHLMFDEAVGQDQIDYAIYILEAAERKYQIHLKHAKRIGLKSNQL, translated from the coding sequence ATGGGCTGGTTGAGCGGGTGGCGCCGGAAGGACGGCAATGGACTGGGGGAGGATCAAGATGAGAGTTGGAATGTGTTCACCGATGTGAGGAAGGCTCAAATGGAATGGGAAAGAGCTCATCTGATGTTTGATGAAGCTGTCGGTCAGGACCAGATTGATTATGCCATTTATATTTTGGAGGCCGCGGAGCGGAAGTATCAAATTCACCTGAAGCATGCCAAAAGAATCGGCTTAAAGAGCAACCAGTTATAA
- a CDS encoding pro-sigmaK processing inhibitor BofA family protein: MKPIAAGILILSAVLLVAVVFKKRLGWGWLGLFGSHLILAAVGLYIVDFTQLAGTVYIPLNPATIGTVSVLGLPGVVMLAGLKITLFG, translated from the coding sequence ATGAAACCAATAGCAGCAGGCATACTTATTCTATCCGCAGTGTTACTGGTAGCAGTCGTATTTAAAAAAAGATTGGGTTGGGGGTGGCTGGGCCTTTTCGGCTCCCACCTGATCTTGGCTGCAGTGGGGCTGTACATCGTCGATTTCACTCAATTGGCGGGAACGGTGTATATTCCGCTGAACCCGGCAACGATAGGAACCGTATCCGTTCTAGGTCTTCCCGGAGTGGTCATGCTTGCAGGCTTAAAAATTACCTTATTTGGGTAG